From the Nisaea sediminum genome, one window contains:
- the gspD gene encoding type II secretion system secretin GspD: MTASLRFALLAAVIVTGITACDRIGGGRPEAGRDVPSIANALEEDNSGKPGATRVDSELSSTDPATLAPVDEVYPGTARGAGRVAETAPRPVGTLSVSFDGAGLEQALKVIIGDQLGLSYVLPPDLTGRVTLRTARPLTRGQMTVLLEGLLASHGLSAVYEGDLVRVVRGAAGSEGGTGIGLAGGPGSGAEVFSLSYVSATQMVRLLEPFVRAGRVLPVGLADDLVLVSGPATERRAAERAIGLLDVDRLAGRSVAIIGLANASVEAVIPELNELFSAGGEGANGIVRFTPIDRLNAILVIAADEAQVVRARTWIKRLDRTRNADERRLFVYFVKHGEATSLVKTLEGAFKDDGFLGGPVPDKNAAGVEGGSGAERLRSSGPRFNADGSSNAILVWATGREYELISEVLAKLDITPLQVLIEGTVLEVSLQDDLRYGLQYFIETGEFSTIFTRGTNANTVSPLTPGFGISIGGPNSSKIVIDALSELTDVRVVSSPQLLVLDGGTARLHVGDQVPIVTRTSSATVTDDNRIVNEIEYRDTGVTLNVTPKVKASGVVTLEVSQEVSDVVRTDSSDIDSPTIQQRRVVSTAAVESGTTVLLAGLIREIQNDVKSGIPVLHQLPVVGDLFGTTDKSTQRTELVVLITPRVIRNREEATDATRTLLRQYRGLIDQFRAPDSSDPVPPRQ, from the coding sequence ATGACGGCATCTCTCCGCTTCGCGCTTCTGGCTGCGGTCATCGTCACCGGTATCACCGCCTGCGACCGGATCGGCGGGGGGCGCCCCGAGGCCGGGCGGGATGTTCCCTCGATTGCCAATGCGCTGGAAGAAGACAATTCAGGAAAACCCGGCGCGACGCGCGTCGATTCCGAGCTTTCGAGTACCGATCCCGCGACGCTTGCGCCGGTGGACGAGGTCTATCCGGGAACCGCGCGCGGCGCCGGGCGTGTCGCCGAGACCGCGCCCCGTCCGGTCGGTACACTCTCCGTTTCCTTCGACGGTGCCGGGCTGGAACAGGCGCTGAAGGTCATCATCGGCGATCAGCTCGGGCTCTCCTACGTGCTGCCGCCGGATCTGACCGGGCGGGTGACGCTGCGGACCGCGCGACCGCTGACACGGGGGCAGATGACGGTCCTGCTTGAGGGATTGCTTGCCTCGCACGGGCTGTCCGCGGTCTATGAAGGCGACCTCGTCCGCGTCGTGCGCGGCGCGGCCGGCAGCGAGGGCGGCACCGGCATCGGCCTTGCCGGGGGGCCGGGCTCCGGCGCCGAGGTCTTCTCGCTCAGCTATGTCTCGGCGACGCAGATGGTCCGGCTGCTCGAACCCTTCGTGCGTGCCGGTCGGGTGCTCCCGGTGGGGCTGGCGGACGATCTGGTGCTGGTCTCGGGACCGGCGACCGAGCGGCGCGCTGCGGAACGGGCGATCGGGCTGCTGGACGTGGACCGGCTCGCCGGGCGTTCCGTGGCGATCATCGGGCTCGCCAATGCCTCGGTCGAGGCGGTGATCCCGGAACTGAACGAGTTGTTCTCGGCGGGTGGCGAGGGGGCGAACGGCATCGTCCGCTTCACGCCGATCGACCGGCTCAACGCGATCCTCGTGATTGCGGCGGACGAGGCGCAGGTGGTCCGGGCGCGGACCTGGATCAAGCGGCTCGACCGCACCCGGAATGCCGACGAGCGGCGGCTCTTCGTCTATTTCGTAAAGCATGGCGAGGCGACGTCGCTGGTGAAGACGCTGGAAGGCGCCTTCAAGGATGACGGGTTCCTCGGCGGTCCGGTTCCTGACAAGAACGCGGCCGGTGTCGAGGGCGGCAGCGGCGCGGAGCGCCTTCGGAGCAGCGGGCCGCGCTTCAATGCCGACGGGTCCAGCAACGCAATCCTGGTCTGGGCGACCGGGAGGGAATACGAGCTCATCTCCGAGGTACTCGCCAAGCTCGACATCACGCCGCTGCAGGTGCTGATCGAGGGCACGGTGCTGGAGGTCTCGCTGCAGGACGACCTGCGCTACGGGCTGCAGTATTTCATCGAGACGGGCGAGTTCAGCACCATCTTCACGCGCGGCACGAACGCCAACACCGTGTCTCCCCTGACGCCCGGTTTCGGGATCTCGATCGGCGGGCCGAACAGCAGCAAGATCGTGATCGACGCGCTTTCCGAGTTGACCGATGTCCGGGTCGTCTCCTCGCCGCAGCTGCTGGTGCTCGACGGCGGGACGGCACGGCTCCATGTCGGCGATCAGGTGCCGATCGTGACCCGGACCTCCTCTGCGACGGTGACCGACGACAACCGGATCGTGAACGAGATCGAATACCGCGACACCGGCGTCACACTCAACGTCACGCCGAAGGTGAAGGCGAGCGGCGTGGTGACGCTCGAGGTCTCGCAGGAAGTCAGCGACGTGGTGCGGACGGACAGCTCCGACATCGATTCGCCGACCATCCAGCAACGCCGTGTGGTCAGCACCGCGGCGGTCGAGAGCGGAACGACGGTGCTGCTCGCCGGTCTGATCCGCGAGATCCAGAACGACGTGAAGTCGGGCATTCCGGTGCTGCACCAGCTCCCGGTCGTGGGCGACCTTTTCGGCACCACGGACAAGTCGACCCAGCGCACCGAACTGGTCGTGCTGATCACCCCCCGGGTGATCCGAAACCGGGAAGAAGCGACGGATGCGACGCGCACGCTTTTGCGCCAGTATAGGGGGCTGATCGACCAGTTCCGGGCGCCGGACAGTTCTGATCCGGTCCCACCAAGACAATAA
- a CDS encoding multiheme c-type cytochrome gives MLKRFFVTGTVAVLLLAAGVRDGFATPDLPQNRPDIHLGVTSCAGSTCHGAAAAWDKSTVLQNEYVTWSQKDSHSKAYTVLMNDASKRIAANLGLPNAHEADVCLDCHADNVAPAARGRVFQISDGIGCEACHGGAERWLGLHVAGIAGHAENVAAGMYPTEDPVKRAELCLSCHFGDETKFVTHRIMGAGHPRMSFELDTFTAIQPAHFVVDDDYRKRKQVANGIQTWAIGQAIALERRIDALLDPKRGMDGIFPELVLFDCQACHHSLTEPRWQARPSTGLGPGVVRFDDSNLLMLRVLVSSLDPDQGARLAEQTKQLHKASTESVDAFHAAAKELKQTTGDLVSMFSGHKFGKADISKLLAGLITEAKNAEFSDYAGAEQATMAIGSVLSTATQMGMTELADAAKDPLDKAFAALAKYDAWDYAGFRSAIEAIPVPN, from the coding sequence ATGCTGAAGCGTTTTTTCGTCACTGGGACCGTCGCAGTCCTGCTGCTTGCCGCGGGCGTGCGGGATGGATTCGCCACCCCTGACCTCCCGCAGAACAGGCCGGACATTCATCTTGGCGTCACCTCCTGCGCCGGCAGCACTTGCCACGGCGCGGCCGCCGCCTGGGATAAATCGACCGTGCTGCAGAACGAGTACGTAACCTGGTCGCAGAAGGACAGCCACTCCAAGGCCTATACCGTCCTGATGAACGATGCCTCGAAACGGATCGCGGCAAATCTCGGTCTGCCGAACGCGCATGAAGCCGATGTCTGCCTCGATTGCCACGCCGACAATGTTGCTCCGGCGGCGCGCGGAAGGGTGTTCCAGATTTCCGACGGGATCGGCTGCGAGGCCTGTCACGGCGGCGCGGAACGCTGGCTCGGCCTGCATGTCGCCGGCATCGCCGGACATGCGGAGAACGTCGCCGCAGGCATGTATCCGACCGAGGATCCGGTGAAGCGCGCCGAACTTTGTCTCTCCTGCCATTTCGGCGATGAGACCAAGTTCGTCACGCACCGGATCATGGGTGCCGGACATCCCCGCATGAGCTTCGAACTCGACACCTTCACCGCCATCCAGCCGGCGCATTTCGTGGTGGACGACGATTACCGCAAGCGCAAGCAGGTGGCGAACGGGATCCAGACCTGGGCGATCGGCCAGGCGATCGCGCTGGAACGCCGGATCGACGCGCTGCTCGACCCGAAGCGGGGCATGGACGGGATCTTCCCCGAGCTGGTGCTTTTCGACTGCCAGGCCTGCCACCATTCGCTGACCGAGCCGCGCTGGCAGGCCCGCCCGAGCACGGGCCTTGGCCCGGGGGTGGTCCGGTTCGACGATTCCAACCTGCTGATGCTGCGCGTGCTGGTCAGCAGCCTCGATCCGGACCAGGGCGCCAGGCTCGCCGAGCAGACCAAACAACTGCACAAGGCCAGCACCGAAAGCGTGGATGCCTTCCACGCCGCGGCGAAAGAGCTGAAACAGACGACAGGCGACCTTGTCTCGATGTTCTCCGGGCACAAGTTTGGAAAGGCGGACATCTCGAAGCTTCTGGCCGGCCTCATCACGGAAGCGAAGAACGCGGAATTCTCCGATTATGCGGGCGCCGAGCAGGCCACCATGGCGATCGGTTCTGTGCTTTCCACCGCCACGCAGATGGGGATGACCGAACTGGCCGATGCTGCGAAGGATCCGCTCGACAAGGCTTTCGCGGCTTTGGCGAAATACGACGCTTGGGATTATGCGGGCTTCCGCAGCGCCATCGAGGCGATCCCGGTTCCGAACTGA
- a CDS encoding heme-binding protein — protein sequence MFRALGIGVLLSCLAAGFSANAQESLTVAEVKQVLAQAVQEAQARGAPAAIAVTDRVGNVLAVYNMIGANRQFSISGTDCTVSLGGVPTGCVVVTSGDPSKGGLEGVDVPGPVAAIAKAITGAYLSSRGNAFTTRTASQIIQEHFNPRERFAPSGPLFGVQFSQLPCSDLSIATNSAAVTIGPKRSPLGLSADPGGVPLYKNSEPVGAIGVISDGTYSADLNVGDVDSDNDELIAVAGSVGFEAPADVRGDRITVEGKTFRFTDRGSGSLASVPSTAPSFDGLSASVGGLTPVSTYFDGSIRAGTVFGAAASGYRPDTSGVFGNLDAYVLVNSANQPRFTPKAGTEGTTDALTAVEVQTILRNALSIAFRARAQIRRPLGSHAQVTISVVDTNGDILGIVRTPDGPVFGTDVSLQKARTAAFFSSTTAGTELIQGNLGTYVLNARAFIGPTALSDGTAFADRSGGNLSRPYFPDGIDGAANGPFSQPISVWSPFNTGLQLDTVIGNIVQHRSFLLGLSATDTEQNCSNLPVQPETGKSRAANGFQIFPGSVPIYRGSTLVGGVGVSGDGVDQDDMISFLGLHNAGIELGTGIGNAPTGIRADNLVPQGTRLRYVSCPFAPFLDSGEQTPCNGK from the coding sequence GTGTTTCGAGCTCTGGGAATCGGCGTTCTGCTGTCTTGTCTCGCCGCCGGCTTCTCCGCCAATGCGCAGGAGAGCCTGACGGTCGCCGAGGTCAAGCAGGTGCTCGCCCAGGCCGTTCAGGAAGCCCAGGCACGCGGCGCGCCGGCGGCGATCGCAGTGACGGATCGTGTCGGCAATGTGCTCGCCGTCTACAACATGATCGGCGCCAATCGGCAGTTCAGCATCTCGGGTACGGATTGCACGGTTTCGCTCGGCGGTGTGCCGACGGGCTGTGTCGTGGTGACGTCGGGTGACCCGAGCAAGGGCGGCCTCGAGGGCGTGGACGTGCCGGGCCCCGTGGCGGCGATCGCGAAGGCGATCACCGGTGCCTATCTCTCCTCACGCGGCAACGCCTTTACGACGCGCACCGCGAGCCAGATCATCCAGGAACATTTCAATCCCCGCGAACGCTTCGCGCCGAGCGGGCCGCTCTTCGGCGTGCAGTTCAGCCAGCTTCCCTGTTCCGACCTTTCGATCGCGACCAACAGCGCGGCGGTGACAATCGGGCCGAAACGCTCACCGCTCGGACTCTCCGCCGATCCGGGGGGCGTACCGCTCTACAAGAACAGCGAGCCGGTCGGCGCCATCGGCGTGATCTCCGACGGCACCTACAGCGCGGATCTGAATGTCGGCGATGTCGATTCCGACAATGACGAGCTGATCGCCGTCGCCGGATCGGTCGGGTTCGAGGCGCCGGCCGATGTCCGGGGTGACCGGATCACGGTCGAAGGCAAGACTTTCCGTTTCACGGACCGGGGTTCCGGGTCCCTCGCCTCGGTCCCGAGTACCGCTCCGTCCTTTGACGGCCTCTCTGCTTCGGTCGGCGGTCTGACACCGGTTTCGACCTATTTCGACGGCTCGATCCGGGCGGGAACGGTGTTCGGCGCGGCTGCGAGCGGGTACCGGCCCGATACCAGCGGTGTCTTCGGCAATCTCGACGCCTATGTCCTCGTCAACAGCGCAAACCAGCCGCGCTTTACGCCGAAAGCCGGGACAGAGGGAACGACCGACGCGCTGACGGCGGTCGAGGTCCAGACCATTCTGCGCAATGCGCTCTCCATCGCCTTCCGGGCCCGCGCGCAAATCCGCCGTCCGCTCGGCAGCCACGCGCAGGTGACGATTTCTGTCGTGGATACCAATGGCGACATTCTCGGCATCGTGCGGACACCGGACGGGCCGGTCTTCGGCACCGACGTCTCCCTTCAGAAGGCGCGGACCGCGGCCTTCTTCTCCAGTACCACCGCCGGTACGGAGCTGATCCAGGGCAATCTCGGCACTTATGTTCTGAACGCCCGCGCCTTCATCGGGCCGACGGCGCTGTCCGACGGGACCGCTTTCGCCGACCGTTCGGGCGGCAATCTTTCCCGCCCTTATTTCCCGGATGGGATCGACGGCGCGGCGAACGGTCCCTTCAGCCAGCCGATCAGCGTCTGGAGCCCGTTCAACACCGGTCTGCAGCTCGACACGGTGATCGGAAACATCGTGCAGCACCGCTCCTTCCTGCTTGGGCTCAGCGCGACCGATACCGAGCAGAATTGCAGCAATCTTCCGGTCCAGCCGGAAACCGGGAAGAGCCGGGCGGCGAACGGGTTCCAGATCTTCCCGGGCAGCGTGCCGATCTACCGCGGCAGCACGCTCGTCGGCGGCGTCGGCGTCTCCGGCGACGGCGTCGACCAGGACGACATGATCTCGTTCCTCGGACTGCACAATGCGGGGATCGAACTCGGGACGGGCATCGGTAATGCGCCGACCGGGATCCGCGCGGACAATCTGGTGCCGCAGGGAACGCGCCTTCGCTATGTCTCCTGTCCGTTCGCGCCGTTCCTCGATTCCGGAGAGCAGACGCCATGCAACGGCAAATGA
- a CDS encoding cyclic nucleotide-binding domain-containing protein, with protein MIVGSGPAGLSAAGRAAERGIPHLLLERTDHAADTIFKYQKKKFVMATPDVMPLRSDMSFEAGVREDILGTWDRELENLGVNIRYRAEVTGISGQKGDFTVALANGETVSAGHVVLSIGLQGNLRKLGVPGDQWERVQYQLDDPLEYEDETIVVVGAGDAAIENAIGLAAQNNVVIVNRRDEFARAKAGNLSLITEAIESGRIECFYNAAPLSVEPGRITLKVPEGESVVACDRVIARLGANPPRKFVEDCGIGFAGDDPGALPELSQTYESSVPGLYVIGALAGYPLIKLAMNQGYEVVETIIGNEVKPADEPLLENKFRTLGNVKVEDVLGAIQSNVPLLSSMTMLQLREFMIDSTVHLKQPGDVIFERNDYTNSVYSIVNGAVDVQINPADPSEVVTLGAGSFFGEMGLIAGRRRTATIIAREQCFLVETPRRAMLRLINSVPAARRVLDQAAISRQIQMHLAPNIDPEMLREVVETAEIESFSAGDTVITEGETSNDVYLIRTGSMTVSRRIAGRDIVLSYIPAGNYIGEMALLGNTPRSATVKATVASEAIRINAAAFRSLLDREPDLRREIESRFQDRLVENVQTETRPESGDIIDFLVNQGVGEATDILLIDESLCVRCDNCEKACAETHGGVSRLNREAGPTFGTLHVPTSCRHCEHPHCMADCPADAIHRAPDGEVFIDDKCIGCGNCARDCPYNVIQMAYPRPKKPGLLSWLMFGSGPGPGEDKRPMVKPDGARESAVKCDMCKDVTGGASCVSACPTGAAIRVKPEEFLSITNLARFGR; from the coding sequence GTGATCGTCGGATCTGGTCCCGCTGGGCTCAGCGCTGCCGGACGTGCGGCCGAACGAGGCATTCCGCATCTGTTGCTCGAGCGGACGGATCACGCCGCCGACACCATTTTCAAGTATCAGAAAAAGAAATTCGTGATGGCGACGCCCGATGTCATGCCGCTGCGCAGCGACATGAGTTTCGAGGCGGGGGTCCGCGAGGACATTCTCGGCACCTGGGACCGGGAACTGGAAAATCTCGGGGTGAATATCCGCTACAGGGCCGAGGTGACCGGGATCAGCGGCCAGAAGGGCGATTTCACGGTCGCGCTGGCGAACGGCGAAACGGTCTCCGCCGGGCATGTGGTCCTTTCCATCGGACTGCAGGGAAACCTGCGCAAGCTCGGCGTTCCGGGAGACCAGTGGGAACGCGTGCAGTATCAGCTCGACGATCCGCTGGAGTACGAGGACGAAACGATTGTCGTGGTCGGCGCGGGCGATGCGGCGATCGAGAATGCCATCGGGCTCGCGGCGCAGAACAATGTGGTGATCGTCAACCGGCGCGACGAATTCGCGCGGGCGAAGGCGGGAAATCTCTCGCTGATCACGGAAGCGATCGAAAGCGGCAGGATCGAATGCTTCTACAATGCCGCACCGCTCAGCGTCGAACCGGGCCGGATCACGCTCAAAGTGCCGGAGGGTGAGAGTGTGGTGGCCTGCGACCGGGTCATCGCCCGTCTCGGAGCGAATCCGCCGCGTAAGTTCGTTGAAGACTGCGGCATCGGGTTCGCGGGCGACGATCCGGGTGCGCTTCCCGAGCTGTCCCAGACTTACGAATCCTCTGTCCCCGGCCTCTACGTCATCGGTGCGCTGGCCGGCTACCCGCTGATCAAGCTGGCGATGAACCAGGGTTACGAGGTCGTCGAGACGATCATCGGTAACGAGGTGAAGCCCGCCGACGAGCCGCTCCTCGAGAACAAGTTCCGGACCCTCGGCAACGTCAAGGTCGAGGATGTCCTCGGCGCGATCCAGTCGAACGTGCCGCTGCTCTCTTCCATGACCATGCTCCAGCTTCGTGAGTTCATGATCGACAGTACGGTGCACCTGAAACAGCCCGGCGACGTGATCTTCGAGCGGAACGACTACACCAACAGCGTCTATTCCATCGTGAACGGCGCTGTCGATGTGCAGATCAATCCGGCGGACCCGAGCGAGGTTGTGACCCTAGGAGCGGGCTCTTTCTTTGGTGAAATGGGCCTGATCGCGGGCCGCCGCCGGACGGCGACGATCATCGCCCGCGAGCAGTGCTTCCTGGTCGAGACGCCGCGCCGCGCCATGCTGCGCCTGATCAACTCCGTTCCGGCGGCGCGCCGGGTTCTGGACCAGGCCGCGATCTCGCGACAGATCCAGATGCATCTGGCGCCGAACATCGATCCGGAGATGCTGCGGGAGGTCGTGGAAACGGCCGAGATCGAGAGTTTCTCCGCGGGTGACACTGTGATCACCGAAGGCGAGACCAGCAACGATGTCTATCTGATCCGGACGGGCTCGATGACGGTGTCCCGCCGCATCGCCGGACGGGACATCGTGCTCTCGTATATCCCGGCCGGAAACTATATCGGCGAGATGGCCCTGCTCGGGAATACGCCGCGTTCGGCCACTGTGAAGGCGACGGTTGCCTCCGAGGCGATCAGGATCAACGCGGCGGCGTTCCGGAGCCTGCTGGACCGCGAACCCGATCTCCGGCGGGAGATCGAATCCCGGTTCCAGGACCGGCTGGTCGAGAACGTGCAGACGGAGACCCGGCCCGAGTCCGGCGACATCATCGACTTCCTGGTCAACCAGGGTGTCGGCGAGGCGACGGATATCCTGCTGATCGATGAGAGCCTCTGCGTCCGCTGCGATAATTGCGAGAAGGCCTGCGCGGAGACACATGGCGGTGTCTCGCGCCTCAACCGAGAAGCCGGCCCGACCTTCGGCACCCTGCATGTCCCGACCTCCTGCCGGCACTGCGAGCATCCGCATTGCATGGCGGACTGCCCGGCCGATGCGATCCATCGTGCCCCGGACGGCGAGGTCTTCATCGACGACAAGTGCATAGGCTGCGGCAACTGCGCCCGCGACTGCCCGTATAACGTGATCCAGATGGCCTATCCGCGCCCGAAGAAGCCGGGGCTGCTGTCCTGGCTGATGTTCGGCAGCGGCCCCGGGCCGGGCGAGGACAAGCGCCCGATGGTGAAGCCGGACGGCGCGCGCGAATCGGCGGTCAAATGCGATATGTGCAAGGACGTCACCGGCGGCGCCTCCTGCGTCAGCGCCTGCCCGACGGGGGCCGCCATCCGGGTCAAGCCCGAGGAGTTCCTCTCCATTACCAACCTCGCACGGTTCGGGAGGTAG
- a CDS encoding prepilin peptidase encodes MSAIVVASALIEADWTFSLLTAGGIALGLALVFLGFHDLRTGRLPDVVTLPLLLAGLGCSFAAGPVSPAESIAGAALGGGGAWLVGFAYRRYRGIDGLGLGDVKMIAALGAWVGIGALPLTILMASGGALAVLAGTGIAGKSIARNARISFGPFLAVAGWIAWIAGL; translated from the coding sequence ATGAGTGCCATTGTTGTCGCATCCGCGCTGATCGAGGCGGATTGGACGTTCTCTCTCCTCACTGCCGGCGGTATCGCACTCGGGCTCGCGCTTGTCTTTCTTGGCTTTCACGATCTGCGCACCGGCCGGCTCCCGGATGTCGTCACTCTGCCTTTGCTGCTCGCCGGATTGGGATGTTCTTTCGCGGCGGGGCCGGTATCACCGGCCGAGAGCATCGCCGGAGCAGCGCTCGGTGGCGGCGGCGCCTGGCTGGTCGGTTTCGCTTACCGGCGGTATCGGGGAATCGACGGGCTCGGATTGGGCGACGTGAAGATGATCGCCGCGCTTGGTGCCTGGGTCGGCATCGGAGCCTTGCCGCTGACAATCCTGATGGCTTCCGGCGGGGCGCTTGCGGTGCTTGCCGGCACGGGAATCGCGGGCAAATCTATTGCGCGCAATGCCCGAATTTCCTTCGGTCCCTTCCTCGCGGTGGCGGGCTGGATCGCCTGGATTGCGGGCCTTTGA
- a CDS encoding zinc-dependent alcohol dehydrogenase family protein produces the protein MKMRAAVLRQSGAKAPYETSQPISVEEIELSKPEAGELLVRVIGGGLCHSDLSVINGSRPRPLPLVLGHEGAGEVVEVGPGIRDLKPGDPVVFQFSANCGRCRRCLEGRPQICEVNAEARAKGELMGGGRRLKAADGEMLAHHSGVSCFAEYAVIDRGSCVKVDSDIPLETAAIFGCAVMTGVGAVLNTARIRAGDTVAVIGLGGVGLNGLLGAKVAGAGAVIAIDLNDERLGLARQLGATHTFNAADPNLTEQVRDITRGGVDFAFDFAGVVPALETGYSLLRTGGELVIAGLAPADSKFSFSPPQLVSDEKAIRGSYMGGCVPVRDIPRFIDLYRQGRLPIDALISRSVGFEDINEGFDRLADGSAIRQILTPHAAA, from the coding sequence ATGAAGATGCGGGCGGCCGTGCTGCGGCAGAGCGGGGCGAAAGCGCCATATGAGACATCGCAGCCGATTTCGGTCGAGGAGATCGAACTCTCCAAGCCCGAGGCGGGCGAGCTGCTGGTCCGGGTGATCGGCGGCGGGCTCTGTCATTCCGACCTTTCCGTGATCAACGGCAGCCGGCCTCGGCCGCTGCCGCTCGTGCTCGGGCACGAGGGAGCGGGCGAGGTGGTCGAGGTCGGCCCGGGCATCCGGGATCTGAAGCCGGGCGATCCTGTAGTCTTCCAGTTCAGCGCCAATTGCGGACGCTGCCGCCGCTGCCTCGAAGGCCGACCGCAGATCTGCGAGGTCAATGCCGAGGCCCGCGCAAAGGGCGAACTGATGGGCGGCGGACGGCGGCTGAAGGCGGCCGACGGCGAGATGCTGGCGCATCACTCCGGCGTCTCCTGTTTCGCGGAATATGCCGTGATCGACCGGGGCAGCTGCGTGAAGGTCGACAGTGACATTCCGCTGGAGACGGCGGCGATCTTCGGCTGTGCGGTGATGACCGGTGTCGGTGCCGTGCTGAACACCGCACGGATCCGGGCCGGCGACACGGTCGCGGTGATCGGGCTCGGCGGTGTCGGGCTGAATGGTCTGCTCGGCGCGAAGGTCGCGGGAGCGGGCGCCGTTATCGCCATCGATCTCAACGACGAGCGGCTCGGTCTCGCCCGCCAGCTCGGCGCGACACATACTTTCAATGCGGCCGATCCGAATCTGACCGAGCAGGTGCGCGACATCACCAGGGGCGGGGTAGATTTTGCCTTCGATTTCGCCGGTGTGGTTCCGGCGCTGGAAACCGGCTACAGCCTGCTGCGCACGGGCGGAGAACTGGTGATCGCGGGGCTCGCGCCCGCCGACAGCAAGTTCTCCTTCAGCCCGCCGCAGCTGGTCTCGGACGAAAAGGCGATCCGCGGCAGCTACATGGGCGGCTGCGTTCCGGTCAGGGACATTCCGCGCTTCATCGATCTCTACCGTCAGGGACGGTTGCCGATCGACGCGCTGATCAGCCGCTCTGTCGGGTTCGAGGACATCAACGAAGGCTTCGACCGCCTCGCGGACGGGTCGGCCATCCGGCAGATCCTGACGCCGCACGCGGCGGCCTGA
- a CDS encoding tetratricopeptide repeat protein — protein MPRDVVPQPVGSALSLPDAQIENLLVHLQNNPRDVEAMKRLGALYAETGELKEAVSAYVSASIERPGDAETERALMDLQARAQQKGKH, from the coding sequence TTGCCGCGGGATGTGGTACCGCAACCGGTGGGATCCGCGCTGTCTCTACCCGACGCGCAGATCGAGAATCTTCTTGTTCATCTGCAGAATAATCCGCGCGATGTCGAAGCGATGAAGCGGCTCGGTGCACTCTATGCGGAAACCGGCGAACTGAAGGAAGCCGTATCGGCCTATGTGTCCGCCTCCATCGAACGTCCCGGCGATGCCGAAACGGAACGTGCCTTGATGGACCTGCAGGCCCGGGCACAGCAAAAAGGAAAACATTAG